Proteins found in one Nocardia brasiliensis ATCC 700358 genomic segment:
- the rplU gene encoding 50S ribosomal protein L21 has protein sequence MATYAIVKTGGKQYKVAVGDLVKVEKIEGKPGTSVSLDPVLVVDGADLTTDAAKLAKVSVAAEVVEQTKGPKIRIHKFKNKTGYHKRQGHRQPLTVIKVTGIK, from the coding sequence ATGGCAACGTACGCGATCGTCAAGACCGGCGGAAAGCAGTACAAGGTCGCGGTCGGTGACCTGGTGAAGGTCGAGAAGATCGAGGGTAAGCCGGGCACGTCCGTCTCCCTGGATCCGGTTCTCGTCGTCGACGGGGCAGACCTGACCACCGACGCCGCCAAGCTGGCCAAGGTCTCCGTGGCCGCGGAGGTCGTCGAGCAGACCAAGGGCCCGAAGATCCGCATCCACAAGTTCAAGAACAAGACCGGCTACCACAAGCGTCAGGGTCACCGTCAGCCGCTGACGGTCATCAAGGTCACCGGCATCAAGTAA
- the rpmA gene encoding 50S ribosomal protein L27 has translation MAHKKGASSSRNGRDSNAQRLGVKRFGGQKVNAGEILVRQRGTHFHPGVNVGRGGDDTLFALAAGAVEFGTKRGRKTVNIVVAEPVEA, from the coding sequence ATGGCACACAAGAAGGGTGCATCCAGCTCCCGGAACGGTCGCGATTCCAACGCCCAGCGACTCGGCGTGAAGCGCTTCGGCGGCCAGAAGGTCAACGCGGGCGAGATCCTGGTGCGTCAGCGTGGCACCCACTTCCACCCCGGCGTGAACGTCGGCCGTGGCGGTGACGACACCCTGTTCGCCCTCGCGGCGGGCGCCGTCGAGTTCGGCACCAAGCGTGGACGCAAGACCGTCAACATCGTCGTCGCGGAGCCGGTCGAGGCCTAG
- the obgE gene encoding GTPase ObgE — protein sequence MSKFIDRVVLHVRAGKGGHGCASVLREKFMPLGGPNGGNGGHGGNVILEVDSNVHTLLDFHFHPHAKAGNGKPGEGGNRDGKQGTDLLLKVPDGTMVLDNEGKVLMDLVGAGNRYIAARGGRGGLGNAALASKARKAPGFALLGEDGEECDLVLELKSVADVGLVGFPSAGKSSLVSVLSAAKPKIADYPFTTLVPNLGVVLSGDTTFTVADVPGLIPGASEGRGLGLDFLRHLERCAVLAHVVDCATLEPGRDPVSDVDALEAELAAYKPALSADAALGDLADRPRVVILNKIDVPDAAELAEMVTPEFTARGWPVFEISAVSREGLRPLTFALADLVLQYRAAHPKAAPARPVIRPIAVNETGFSVIADPEEPGGFIVRGPQPERWVKQTQFDNDEAVGYLADRLARLGVEDELVKQGAEPGAPVTIGNVTFEWEPQISAGIDMVPTGRGTDIRLEQDNRISAAERKHASRVRRGLVKDDEE from the coding sequence ATGTCCAAGTTCATCGACCGTGTCGTACTGCACGTGCGCGCAGGCAAGGGCGGACACGGGTGCGCTTCGGTGCTCCGCGAGAAGTTCATGCCGCTCGGCGGGCCCAACGGCGGCAACGGCGGCCACGGCGGGAACGTGATCCTCGAGGTCGATTCCAACGTGCACACCCTGCTGGACTTCCACTTCCACCCGCACGCCAAGGCCGGCAACGGCAAGCCGGGCGAGGGTGGTAACCGCGACGGCAAGCAGGGCACCGACCTGCTGCTCAAGGTGCCGGACGGCACCATGGTGCTCGACAACGAGGGCAAGGTCCTGATGGACCTCGTCGGCGCGGGCAACCGCTACATCGCGGCCCGCGGCGGCCGCGGCGGTCTCGGCAACGCCGCACTCGCCTCGAAGGCGCGCAAAGCCCCGGGCTTCGCGCTGCTCGGCGAGGACGGCGAGGAATGCGACCTCGTTCTCGAATTGAAGTCCGTCGCCGATGTCGGCCTGGTCGGCTTCCCGTCGGCGGGGAAGTCCTCGCTCGTGTCCGTGCTGTCGGCGGCCAAGCCGAAGATCGCGGACTACCCGTTCACCACCCTGGTGCCGAACCTCGGCGTGGTGCTCAGCGGGGACACCACCTTCACCGTCGCCGATGTGCCCGGCCTGATTCCCGGCGCGAGCGAAGGCCGTGGGCTCGGCCTCGACTTCCTGCGGCATCTGGAACGGTGCGCGGTACTCGCGCACGTCGTCGACTGCGCGACCCTCGAACCCGGCCGTGATCCGGTATCCGACGTGGACGCGCTCGAAGCCGAACTCGCTGCCTACAAACCGGCGCTCAGCGCCGACGCCGCCCTCGGCGACCTGGCCGATCGGCCGCGCGTGGTGATCCTGAACAAGATCGACGTCCCGGACGCCGCCGAGCTCGCCGAGATGGTCACCCCGGAGTTCACCGCGCGGGGCTGGCCGGTCTTCGAGATCTCGGCGGTGAGCCGAGAAGGTCTGCGGCCCTTGACCTTCGCACTCGCCGATCTGGTGCTCCAGTATCGGGCGGCGCATCCGAAGGCGGCGCCCGCCCGGCCGGTGATCCGGCCGATCGCGGTCAACGAGACCGGGTTCAGCGTCATCGCCGATCCCGAGGAGCCGGGCGGTTTCATCGTGCGCGGCCCGCAGCCGGAACGCTGGGTCAAGCAGACCCAGTTCGACAACGACGAGGCCGTCGGCTACCTCGCCGACCGGCTCGCCCGCCTCGGCGTGGAAGACGAACTGGTCAAGCAGGGCGCCGAGCCGGGTGCCCCGGTGACGATCGGCAACGTGACCTTCGAGTGGGAGCCGCAGATCTCGGCGGGCATCGACATGGTGCCCACCGGGCGCGGCACGGATATCCGTCTGGAACAGGACAACCGGATCAGCGCCGCCGAACGCAAACACGCTTCTCGGGTGCGCCGCGGTCTGGTCAAGGACGACGAGGAGTAG
- the proB gene encoding glutamate 5-kinase, whose product MTGNSGVTEVGSELSEARQAIASARRVVVKIGSSALTSLAGGIDLARLDRLADAVEARMRAGSDVVVVSSGAIGAGIAPLGLSSRPRDLATKQAAASVGQLALAHAWGTSFARYDRTVGQVLLSADDFARREHHRNAQRTLDRLRSLGAIAVVNENDTVATEEIRFGDNDRLAALVAHLVGADALVLLSDVEGLYDGDPRKGAANFIPEVRSSADLDGVIAGSGGALGTGGMASKLSAARLAADAGVPVLLAAATAADVALTGGTVGTAFAARPVRLSARKFWVRHAADSRGALLIDDGAAQAVVARRSLLAAGITGLRGRFYGGDVVDLVTTEDRIVARGVVAYDSTELTTMLGHSTAELPETMQRPVIHADDLVKV is encoded by the coding sequence ATGACGGGGAATTCGGGTGTGACCGAGGTGGGTTCGGAGCTGAGCGAGGCGCGGCAGGCGATCGCGTCGGCGCGGCGGGTGGTCGTGAAGATCGGTTCGTCCGCGCTCACCAGTCTGGCAGGCGGGATCGACCTCGCGCGGCTCGACCGGCTCGCCGACGCGGTGGAGGCGCGGATGCGCGCGGGATCCGATGTGGTGGTGGTGTCCTCGGGCGCCATCGGCGCCGGTATCGCACCGCTCGGGCTCAGCAGCCGGCCGCGTGACCTCGCCACGAAACAGGCCGCGGCCAGCGTCGGCCAGCTCGCACTCGCGCACGCCTGGGGTACCTCGTTCGCGCGTTACGACCGCACGGTCGGCCAAGTTCTGCTCAGCGCAGACGATTTCGCGCGCCGCGAACACCACCGCAACGCACAGCGCACCCTGGACCGCCTGCGCTCGCTCGGCGCGATCGCCGTGGTGAACGAAAACGACACCGTCGCAACGGAAGAGATCCGTTTCGGCGACAACGACCGGCTCGCCGCCCTCGTCGCACACCTGGTCGGGGCCGACGCCCTGGTCCTGCTCTCCGACGTCGAAGGCCTCTACGACGGCGACCCGCGCAAGGGCGCCGCGAACTTCATCCCCGAGGTGCGCAGCAGTGCCGACCTGGACGGGGTGATCGCGGGCAGCGGTGGCGCGCTCGGCACCGGCGGCATGGCGTCCAAGCTGTCCGCCGCCCGCTTGGCCGCGGACGCGGGCGTGCCGGTGCTGCTCGCCGCCGCGACCGCCGCGGACGTCGCGTTGACCGGCGGCACGGTCGGCACCGCGTTCGCCGCCCGCCCGGTGCGCCTGTCCGCCCGCAAGTTCTGGGTCCGGCACGCCGCCGACAGCCGCGGCGCGCTGCTCATCGATGACGGTGCGGCCCAAGCCGTCGTGGCCCGCCGCTCCCTCCTGGCCGCAGGCATCACCGGCCTGCGCGGCCGCTTCTACGGCGGCGACGTGGTCGACCTCGTCACCACCGAAGATCGCATCGTCGCCCGCGGCGTCGTGGCCTACGACAGCACCGAACTCACCACCATGCTCGGCCACTCCACCGCCGAACTCCCGGAAACCATGCAACGCCCCGTAATCCACGCCGACGACCTCGTAAAGGTCTGA
- a CDS encoding ESX secretion-associated protein EspG, producing MSWTFTPDEFAHVWRETELDRHPYPLRILATPRTEDEADRLRATLDERLPLRADPDLSACLRILAAPQTRIVAIGGAHTPGSELRLLAAAIYDRAVLALQEPGSTPEFGGRVRLTIGHSGKLGARIAGLLPTAPPGHEPARVAPTEAVRDEEVVVAQRPTAPRIRKLLLKPHSAEGHIRIESHLDQPTPAPAIHYTWIDVKGDGRYLIRAGKEVHITPASAEQIAAQLQKRIQP from the coding sequence GTGAGTTGGACGTTCACTCCGGACGAGTTCGCCCACGTCTGGCGGGAAACCGAGCTCGATCGGCACCCGTATCCGTTGCGGATCCTGGCGACCCCGCGCACCGAGGACGAGGCCGACCGCCTGCGCGCGACCCTCGACGAGCGGCTCCCGCTGCGCGCCGACCCGGACCTGAGCGCCTGTCTGCGCATCCTGGCGGCACCGCAGACCCGGATCGTGGCGATCGGCGGGGCGCACACGCCGGGCAGCGAGCTGCGGCTGCTCGCCGCGGCCATCTACGACCGCGCTGTACTCGCCCTGCAGGAGCCGGGCTCGACCCCGGAGTTCGGTGGCCGGGTCCGCCTCACCATCGGGCACAGCGGCAAGCTGGGGGCCCGGATCGCCGGTCTGCTGCCCACCGCCCCGCCGGGACACGAACCCGCCCGCGTCGCGCCCACCGAGGCGGTCCGCGACGAGGAAGTGGTGGTCGCCCAGCGCCCCACCGCGCCGCGCATCCGCAAACTGCTGTTGAAGCCGCACTCCGCGGAGGGCCACATTCGGATCGAGTCCCACCTCGACCAGCCCACACCCGCGCCGGCCATCCACTACACCTGGATCGACGTCAAAGGCGACGGGCGGTACCTGATCAGGGCGGGCAAGGAAGTCCACATCACGCCCGCCTCGGCCGAGCAGATCGCCGCACAATTGCAGAAACGCATTCAGCCGTGA
- a CDS encoding phosphoenolpyruvate synthase, with protein MHVLGPWTDTATIAELGGGKARGLHSLGQCGFRVPDWTVLGTDVFARFLAGSALAQTADTIVSLDDLDAALTVAATFRAEIAAKPLPPDIGELVADAYRRLGSGAIAVRSSVVAEDGPDHSYAGQFDSFLNVNGLDAVLDRVRDCWASAFSERSLRYAFANQRPPAAGVAVVLQRLVAARASGVLFTANPISGARDELVLSAVYGLGEGLVSGAVDADSVVIDKSSGTVLETVLGEKDQSYTVSADQGYTIDPVEPARREQSALTAAEIAEIAELGAKLEVEFGAPQDVEWAIDGAGLWFLQARPITTALASAPPGAVLRGAGEVVPDGERRIWDNSNIIESFSGITSPLTYTTAADIYGRVYHGYARSLRVPSAQVRQTEQWTPVLLGYFHGRVYYNLLHWYRMVGIAPGYPLNRKVLEAALGVAEPLPDDVAKTLRPFTFGNPLARLRSRTVTTVTYLRRLFGIDELVEQFMTDFYRVYDEYDAIDYTALSGAEAYAAYRKVDRDLVERWGPLMVLDAILLTCTGLMFLLTKLFLPKAPEWFLYAVVGPGADVESAEPARAMKALADAARIDPELTALVNSTEPEQIYPALAQHPDFRAKVDAYIDRYGYRSLDELKLETPDLREDPASLFIMLRSALPDAPLGHRDEAEEYLDAHLRGFRRRIYERLRGKVSRCAAHRERLRFCRTRAFGMVKRMIRAMGRDLAGRGVIDEFADVFYLTVQELRGCYDGADTASMRELVAARKAQRAKDAGLVAPDRFVTVGSAFGRAELAQQGWVPVTDTPAAEAGTVLAGTPSASGLVDGAAVVVDEPRDVAGGILVAYRTDPGWVAALPSAAALVIERGSPLTHVAIVARELGVPTVVQVKDVTKVIRTGMRIRVDGTNGTVTVLAEGDDHDA; from the coding sequence GTGCACGTGCTTGGACCATGGACCGATACCGCGACGATCGCCGAGCTCGGCGGCGGCAAAGCGCGGGGCCTGCATAGCCTGGGGCAGTGCGGGTTTCGAGTCCCGGACTGGACCGTGCTCGGTACCGACGTCTTCGCGCGGTTCCTCGCCGGGAGCGCGCTGGCTCAGACAGCGGACACAATCGTTTCACTCGACGATCTCGACGCCGCGCTCACCGTCGCGGCCACATTCCGGGCCGAAATCGCCGCGAAACCGTTGCCGCCGGATATCGGTGAACTGGTCGCCGACGCTTATCGGCGGCTCGGTAGCGGGGCGATTGCGGTGCGCTCGTCGGTGGTCGCCGAGGACGGCCCGGATCACTCGTACGCGGGCCAGTTCGATTCGTTTCTGAACGTCAACGGCCTGGACGCGGTGCTGGACCGGGTCCGCGACTGCTGGGCGTCGGCCTTCTCGGAGCGGTCGCTGCGCTACGCGTTCGCGAACCAGCGCCCGCCCGCCGCCGGTGTCGCGGTGGTACTGCAACGGCTGGTCGCCGCGCGGGCCAGCGGCGTCCTGTTCACCGCGAACCCGATCAGCGGCGCCCGGGACGAGCTGGTGCTCAGCGCGGTCTACGGACTCGGCGAGGGGCTGGTGTCCGGTGCGGTGGACGCCGACTCCGTGGTGATCGACAAGAGTTCGGGCACGGTGCTGGAGACGGTGCTGGGCGAGAAGGACCAGTCCTACACAGTCTCTGCCGATCAGGGTTACACGATCGATCCGGTCGAGCCGGCTCGACGCGAACAGTCCGCGCTCACGGCGGCCGAGATCGCCGAGATCGCCGAACTGGGCGCGAAATTGGAGGTCGAATTCGGCGCGCCGCAGGACGTGGAATGGGCGATCGACGGCGCGGGCCTCTGGTTCCTGCAGGCACGCCCCATCACGACGGCGCTGGCGAGTGCGCCACCCGGCGCGGTGTTGCGGGGCGCGGGCGAGGTGGTGCCCGACGGTGAGCGCCGAATCTGGGACAACTCCAACATCATCGAGAGTTTCAGCGGTATCACCTCGCCGCTCACCTACACCACCGCCGCCGATATCTACGGCCGGGTCTACCACGGTTACGCGCGCTCGCTGCGCGTGCCGAGCGCGCAGGTGCGCCAGACCGAACAGTGGACTCCGGTGCTGCTCGGCTACTTTCACGGCCGGGTGTACTACAACCTGCTGCACTGGTATCGGATGGTCGGCATCGCGCCGGGCTATCCGCTGAACCGCAAGGTGCTCGAGGCCGCGCTCGGGGTGGCCGAGCCGCTGCCCGACGATGTCGCGAAGACGTTGCGGCCGTTCACCTTCGGCAATCCGCTGGCCCGGTTGCGGTCGCGGACCGTGACCACGGTGACCTACCTGCGCCGGCTGTTCGGCATCGACGAACTGGTCGAGCAGTTCATGACGGACTTCTACCGCGTCTACGACGAATACGACGCGATCGACTACACCGCGCTCTCCGGTGCCGAAGCCTATGCGGCCTACCGGAAGGTGGACCGCGATCTGGTCGAGCGCTGGGGACCGCTGATGGTGCTCGACGCCATCCTGCTGACCTGTACCGGCTTGATGTTCCTGCTCACCAAGCTGTTCCTGCCGAAGGCCCCGGAGTGGTTCCTGTACGCGGTGGTCGGTCCCGGTGCCGACGTCGAGTCCGCGGAACCGGCCCGCGCGATGAAGGCCCTGGCGGATGCGGCCAGGATCGACCCGGAATTGACCGCCCTGGTGAATTCGACTGAGCCGGAACAGATCTACCCCGCACTGGCGCAGCATCCCGACTTCCGGGCGAAGGTCGATGCCTATATCGATCGATACGGATACCGCAGCCTGGACGAGCTGAAGCTGGAAACGCCGGACCTGCGCGAAGATCCGGCGAGCCTGTTCATCATGTTGCGCAGCGCCCTGCCCGACGCGCCGCTCGGGCACCGCGACGAAGCCGAGGAGTACCTGGACGCCCATCTGCGCGGTTTCCGCCGCCGGATCTATGAACGGTTGCGCGGCAAGGTATCTCGTTGCGCAGCGCATCGCGAACGGTTGCGGTTCTGCCGGACCCGCGCGTTCGGCATGGTCAAGCGGATGATCCGGGCGATGGGTCGGGATCTGGCCGGCCGCGGTGTGATCGACGAGTTCGCCGACGTGTTCTACTTGACCGTGCAGGAGTTGCGCGGCTGCTATGACGGCGCCGATACCGCCTCGATGCGTGAGCTCGTCGCCGCCCGGAAGGCACAGCGCGCCAAGGACGCCGGTCTGGTGGCGCCGGATCGGTTCGTCACGGTCGGTTCGGCGTTCGGCCGGGCCGAACTCGCGCAACAGGGTTGGGTGCCGGTCACCGACACCCCGGCGGCCGAGGCGGGGACTGTGCTGGCGGGCACGCCGTCGGCCTCGGGCCTCGTGGACGGTGCCGCGGTGGTCGTGGACGAGCCGCGCGACGTCGCGGGTGGCATCCTGGTGGCCTATCGAACCGATCCCGGTTGGGTGGCCGCGCTGCCTTCGGCGGCGGCGCTCGTCATCGAGCGCGGCAGCCCGCTCACCCATGTGGCGATCGTGGCGCGGGAACTGGGCGTGCCCACGGTGGTCCAGGTCAAAGACGTCACCAAAGTGATACGGACCGGTATGCGGATCCGGGTCGATGGCACCAATGGCACCGTTACCGTGCTGGCCGAAGGAGATGACCACGATGCGTGA
- a CDS encoding AMP-binding protein: MRDDKDVAAVRNWLADPAAGAGIHLADEADGWEYRSYAELAESTWSIAALMRAHGMSSGDGACVIMPTGFPCVAAFYAVWACGGVFTPVAPPMFGDLEQIIAHIAGILSQAKPRLVVTSIEFEQLVRQAATAAGRTDEPLVINAAALPECPPAQRIFGEPDECALLQFTSGSTAAPRGVRVSWHNLANNIAMISALVEWDPGEAMVSWLPLYHDMGLVGAFLTTVTNQGDLYLMRPDQFVRDPVRWLRAMAHAQHSPSPSFALGYVAHRVSPAEIADLDLSGWRTLAVGSEPVEVADLQSFAELAGPQGFSMSAYTLAYGLAESTLMVTSSARHRPITALRIDTPTLRFGEPVTVLEERLLDDTHRVEGAGWITGLGFSTPESTVTVVDDEGRPLPDGTLGEMVVIGDSVALGYSDESESASTRILDGALHSGDAGFLHRGEVFVLGRMGSSLKVRGRSVFMEDIESRVAQETGITKGKLAAVAITEPGAQGIALFAESKPGDWIAEARKIMRSELGPAQTVTVVTGPRGIIRRTSSGKPRRRYMWEQFRGGALTDAVAHEEQVGAAESGAARGTAGSDLPVPTMALDRAVQLLDKALDSVAVPRDSTVLFEGSLAEGFGNDGSDVDFLVLAPGDDELPTLPTVLFIDGRRVEVRTRSAAQLRRQLEQVAHATSVPDLDEDLLNRCQRFLRATVVRAGSQDVGELRALLPHAAFTALLAEWWRDRARHALRYAVALRALHARDEAVEWARDGLLQAMKGWAARRGESYVETKWLPRQLDRIGADELVDRYRALADPAAWAGEGSGRNDGDVRLDAPALSEDATWAQLCTLAGELGVTGVVDDPDQILFARMPEVTTWQIGPRVHVMRDSSAVFVLSDDAARAWRSVVFRHSIAAVLGRAQRDSTAALAEFLRLGFVGLQWRGGEVLTPALALCKRAKPYTPVPSAISPALGVTGAVREGAIATLSPLPARRFTECALNLVWSNIVLENAREDLAGAIKNAQGAVAEIAAHRMIAMAVRVVLSAYGIHPLPADVAPSSTLARLLPPASPRRDDLLARLESARRVRFARLVDGGDTLAGLAVVDEFVALVRSVAADPAATGFPASFDSREQWRRTLAIGYDWLRIAGYLNTELPLDEARDLLASGGQQPHLRDEEVQA, translated from the coding sequence ATGCGTGACGACAAAGATGTTGCCGCCGTACGTAATTGGCTAGCCGACCCGGCCGCTGGGGCCGGTATCCACCTGGCCGACGAGGCGGACGGCTGGGAATACCGCAGCTATGCCGAGCTCGCCGAATCGACCTGGTCGATCGCGGCGCTGATGCGAGCGCACGGCATGAGCAGTGGTGACGGCGCCTGCGTGATCATGCCGACCGGATTCCCCTGCGTCGCCGCGTTCTACGCGGTCTGGGCGTGCGGCGGGGTGTTCACGCCGGTCGCGCCGCCGATGTTCGGCGATCTGGAGCAGATCATCGCGCACATCGCGGGCATCCTGAGCCAGGCGAAGCCGCGACTGGTGGTCACCTCGATCGAGTTCGAGCAGCTCGTGCGCCAGGCGGCGACGGCGGCCGGGCGCACCGACGAGCCGTTGGTGATCAACGCCGCGGCGCTGCCCGAATGCCCGCCCGCGCAACGGATATTCGGCGAACCCGACGAATGCGCGCTGCTGCAGTTCACTTCTGGCTCCACCGCCGCCCCGCGCGGGGTGCGGGTGAGCTGGCACAACCTGGCGAACAACATCGCGATGATCTCCGCGCTGGTCGAGTGGGATCCGGGCGAGGCGATGGTCTCGTGGCTGCCGCTCTATCACGATATGGGTCTGGTCGGTGCGTTCCTGACCACCGTCACCAATCAGGGCGATCTGTACCTGATGCGGCCGGACCAGTTCGTCCGCGATCCGGTCCGCTGGTTGCGCGCGATGGCGCACGCCCAGCATTCCCCGTCGCCTTCGTTCGCGCTCGGCTATGTGGCACATCGGGTTTCGCCCGCCGAGATCGCCGATCTGGACCTGTCCGGTTGGCGCACGCTGGCCGTGGGATCCGAACCAGTCGAGGTGGCCGATCTCCAGTCCTTCGCCGAACTCGCCGGTCCGCAAGGCTTTTCGATGAGCGCCTACACACTCGCGTACGGGTTGGCGGAGTCGACGCTGATGGTGACCTCCTCGGCGCGCCATCGCCCGATCACCGCGCTGCGGATCGATACTCCGACACTGCGTTTCGGTGAGCCGGTCACCGTACTGGAGGAGCGCCTGCTCGACGATACCCACCGCGTCGAGGGCGCGGGCTGGATCACCGGGCTCGGCTTCTCGACCCCGGAATCGACCGTCACGGTGGTCGACGACGAAGGCCGTCCGCTGCCGGACGGCACGCTCGGCGAGATGGTGGTGATCGGCGATTCGGTCGCGCTGGGCTACTCCGACGAATCCGAGTCCGCGTCCACCCGGATCCTCGACGGCGCGCTGCATTCCGGCGACGCCGGGTTCCTGCACCGCGGTGAGGTTTTCGTGCTCGGCCGGATGGGGTCGAGCCTGAAGGTGCGCGGGCGCTCGGTGTTCATGGAGGACATCGAATCCCGGGTCGCCCAGGAAACCGGTATCACCAAGGGCAAGCTGGCCGCGGTCGCGATCACCGAGCCCGGTGCCCAGGGCATCGCACTGTTCGCCGAGTCGAAGCCGGGTGACTGGATCGCCGAGGCTCGCAAGATCATGCGCAGCGAGCTCGGTCCGGCGCAGACGGTCACCGTCGTCACCGGCCCGCGCGGCATCATCCGCCGCACCTCCAGTGGTAAACCACGCCGCAGGTACATGTGGGAGCAGTTCCGCGGCGGTGCGCTGACCGACGCGGTCGCGCACGAAGAGCAGGTCGGCGCCGCCGAATCCGGGGCGGCCCGCGGGACAGCCGGCTCGGACCTGCCGGTGCCGACCATGGCCCTCGACCGGGCGGTGCAACTGCTGGACAAGGCGCTGGACAGCGTTGCCGTGCCCCGGGATTCGACGGTGCTGTTCGAGGGCTCGCTGGCCGAGGGCTTCGGCAACGACGGGTCCGATGTGGACTTCCTGGTGCTCGCGCCCGGTGACGACGAACTGCCCACGCTGCCGACGGTGCTGTTCATCGACGGCCGCCGGGTGGAGGTGCGGACCCGCTCGGCCGCCCAACTGCGCAGGCAGCTCGAACAAGTCGCGCACGCCACCAGCGTGCCCGACCTGGACGAGGACCTGCTCAATCGATGTCAGCGGTTCCTGCGGGCCACCGTGGTCCGGGCCGGCAGCCAGGACGTCGGCGAATTGCGGGCGCTGCTCCCGCATGCCGCGTTCACGGCGCTGCTCGCCGAATGGTGGCGCGACCGCGCCCGGCACGCGCTGCGATACGCCGTCGCGTTGCGGGCGCTGCACGCCCGCGACGAAGCGGTCGAGTGGGCCCGCGACGGTTTGCTCCAGGCGATGAAGGGCTGGGCGGCGCGCCGGGGTGAAAGCTACGTCGAGACCAAATGGCTGCCGCGCCAGTTGGATCGGATCGGTGCCGACGAACTCGTCGACCGCTACCGTGCTCTCGCCGATCCGGCTGCCTGGGCGGGCGAGGGCAGCGGCCGCAATGACGGGGATGTGCGACTCGACGCCCCGGCACTGTCCGAGGACGCGACCTGGGCCCAGTTGTGCACGCTGGCTGGAGAACTCGGCGTGACCGGCGTCGTCGATGATCCCGACCAGATCCTGTTCGCCCGGATGCCTGAGGTCACCACCTGGCAGATCGGCCCGCGCGTGCACGTCATGCGGGACAGCAGTGCGGTTTTCGTGCTCTCGGACGACGCGGCGCGGGCTTGGCGTTCGGTAGTGTTCCGGCATTCGATCGCCGCGGTGCTCGGTCGCGCCCAGCGCGACAGCACCGCGGCCTTGGCCGAGTTCCTGCGTCTCGGCTTCGTCGGCCTGCAATGGCGCGGTGGTGAAGTGCTCACGCCCGCTTTGGCTCTCTGTAAACGGGCCAAACCGTACACACCGGTGCCGTCCGCGATATCGCCCGCGCTCGGCGTGACCGGGGCGGTCCGCGAGGGGGCGATCGCGACGCTCTCGCCGCTGCCCGCGCGCCGGTTCACCGAGTGTGCGCTGAATCTGGTGTGGTCGAACATCGTGCTGGAGAACGCCAGGGAGGACCTGGCGGGCGCGATCAAGAACGCGCAGGGCGCGGTCGCCGAGATCGCCGCGCACCGGATGATCGCGATGGCCGTGCGAGTGGTGTTGTCCGCCTACGGTATTCACCCGCTGCCTGCCGACGTCGCGCCGTCGTCCACGCTGGCCCGGCTGCTGCCGCCGGCTTCGCCGCGCCGGGACGATCTGCTCGCACGCCTGGAATCGGCCCGGCGGGTACGGTTCGCGCGGCTCGTGGACGGCGGCGACACGCTGGCCGGGCTCGCCGTCGTGGACGAGTTCGTCGCGCTGGTACGTTCGGTGGCCGCGGACCCGGCCGCTACCGGCTTCCCCGCCTCGTTCGACTCGCGGGAGCAGTGGCGTCGCACGCTGGCGATCGGCTACGACTGGCTGCGCATCGCCGGCTATCTGAACACCGAACTGCCCCTGGACGAGGCCCGCGACCTGCTGGCTTCCGGTGGGCAGCAACCGCATCTACGCGACGAGGAGGTGCAGGCATGA
- a CDS encoding acyl carrier protein, with product MTAVADAAVAERVRGLIQRMAPDAQATAEDSQRLIEDLGFDSLRLMELTVVLERSFDLPRYRPEQLVGVRRVGEVVTLVTGTLAAEGRA from the coding sequence ATGACCGCCGTGGCCGACGCCGCCGTGGCCGAACGGGTCCGTGGGCTGATCCAGCGGATGGCCCCGGACGCGCAGGCAACCGCCGAGGACAGTCAGCGGCTCATCGAGGACCTGGGCTTCGACTCGTTGCGTCTGATGGAGCTGACCGTGGTGCTCGAGCGATCCTTCGACCTGCCCCGCTACCGGCCCGAGCAGCTCGTCGGCGTACGTCGCGTCGGCGAGGTCGTCACGCTGGTCACCGGGACATTGGCTGCGGAGGGACGCGCGTGA